The Salvelinus sp. IW2-2015 linkage group LG15, ASM291031v2, whole genome shotgun sequence genome includes a region encoding these proteins:
- the LOC111974074 gene encoding AP-2 complex subunit alpha-2 isoform X2, with the protein MPAVSKGDGMRGLAVFISDIRNCKSKEAEIKRINKELANIRSKFKGDKALDGYSKKKYVCKLLFIFLLGHDIDFGHMEAVNLLSSNKYTEKQIGYLFISVLVNSNSDLISLINNAIKNDLSSRNPTFMNLALHCIANVGSREMAEAFAAEVPRILVAGDTMDSVKQSAALCLLRLNRTSPDLVLMGEWTARVVHLLNDQHLGVVTAATSLITTLAQKSPEDFKTSVSLAVARLSRIVSSASTDLQDYTYYFVAAPWLSVKLLRLLQCYPPPEDGAIRGRLTECLETILNKAQEPPKSKKVQHSNAKNAVLFEAISLIIHHDSEPALLVRACNQLGQFLQHRETNLRYLALESMCTLASSEFSHEAVKTHIETVINALKSERDVSVRQRAVDLLYAMCDRSNAKQIVAEMLSYLETADYSIREEIVLKVAILAEKYAVDYTWYVDTILNLIRFAGDYVSDEVWYRVIQIVINRDEVQGYAAKTVFEALQAPACHENLVKVGGYILGEFGNLIAGDSRSSPLIQFDLLHSKFHLCSVSTRALLLSAYIKFINLFPEVKGTIQEVLRSDSQLRNADVELQQRAVEYLRLSCIASTDILATVLEEMPPFPERESSILAKLKRKKGPGNLHLDLDENRKERSVNGGTADHSSTTSNAKVAASPTPSTDLLGLGSTIATQNSAPPASKVASLLVDVFSGNIAAFPVESPVAVGPVADENFSRFVCKNNGVLYENQLLQIGLKSEFRQNLGRMYVFFGNKTSTQFMNFAASVVCQDTLQAQLNVHAKPADPTVDGGAQLQQILNIECVSDFVDAPVLNIQFRYGGTLQNIAVKLPITLNKFFQPTEMTSQDFFQRWKQLGAPQQEVQNIFKARHSMDTEVTKAKIMGFGAALLDGVDPNPFNFVGAGVIHTKTTQVGCLLRLEPNTQAQMYRLTLRTSRDTVSQRLCELLSEQF; encoded by the exons ATGCCTGCAGTCTCTAAAGGAGATGGAATGCGTGGCCTTGCTGTGTTTATATCGGACATTAGGAACT GTAAAAGTAAAGAAGCAGAGATCAAGAGAATTAACAAAGAGTTGGCCAACATCCGCTCAAAATTTAAAG gagacaAGGCATTAGATGGCTACAGTAAGAAGAAATATGTGTGCAAGCTGCTTTTCATATTCCTTCTTGGCCATGACATTGACTTTGGCCACATGGAGGCAGTCAACCTGCTCAGTTCCAACAAGTACACAGAGAAACAAATT GGTTACCTGTTCATCTCAGTGCTGGTCAACTCAAACAGTGACCTCATCAGTCTTATCAACAATGCCATAAAGAATGACCTGTCCAGCAGGAATCCCACTTTCATGAACCTGGCCTTGCATTGCATTGCcaatgtgggcagcagggagATGGCTGAGGCTTTTGCAGCTGAGGTGCCCCGCATCCTGGTGGCTGG GGACACTATGGACAGTGTGAAGCAGAGTGCTGCCCTGTGCCTACTGCGTCTTAACAGGACCTCTCCAGACCTAGTACTCATGGGGGAGTGGACCGCCCGGGTGGTTCATCTGCTTAATGACCAGCACCTG GGTGTTGTGACCGCTGCCACCAGCCTGATTACCACACTGGCACAGAAGAGCCCAGAGGACTTCAAGACCTCTGTCTCCTTGGCTGTAGCCAGACTCAGCAGG ATCGTCTCCTCGGCCTCCACTGACCTGCAGGACTACACCTACTATTTTGTTGCAGCTCCCTGGCTTTCTGTCAAGCTCCTGCGTCTCCTACAGTGCTATCCTCCACCTG AGGATGGTGCGATCCGGGGCCGTCTGACGGAATGTCTGGAAACCATCCTGAACAAGGCCCAGGAGCCTCCCAAGTCGAAGAAGGTGCAGCACTCCAACGCTAAGAACGCTGTGCTGTTTGAGGCCATCAGTCTAATCATCCACCATGACAG CGAGCCCGCTCTGCTGGTACGGGCCTGTAACCAGCTGGGCCAGTTCCTCCAGCACCGGGAGACTAACCTGCGCTACCTGGCCCTGGAGAGCATGTGCACCCTAGCCAGCTCTGAGTTCTCCCATGAGGCTGTTAAGACACACATTGAGACGGTCATAAATGCCCTCAAA TCGGAGAGAGATGTCAGTGTGCGTCAGCGTGCTGTGGACCTGCTCTATGCCATGTGTGACCGCAGCAACGCCAAACAGATTGTAGCAGAGATGCTCAGCTACCTGGAGACGGCAGACTACTCCATCAGAGAGGAGATA GTGCTAAAGGTTGCCATCCTGGCAGAGAAGTATGCAGTTGACTACACCTGGTATGTTGACACCATCCTCAACCTGATCCGCTTCGCTGGGGACTATGTCAGTGACGAGGTCTGGTACCGCGTGATCCAGATCGTCATCAACAGAGATGAAGTGCAAGGTTATGCTGCCAAGACAGTGTTCGAG GCACTCCAGGCCCCAGCCTGCCATGAGAACCTGGTGAAGGTCGGAGGGTACATTCTTGGGGAGTTTGGGAACTTGATAGCAGGAGATTCAAGGTCAAG TCCACTCATCCAGTTTGACCTGCTCCACTCCAAGTTTCACCTGTGCTCRGTGTCCACCCGGGCTTTGCTGCTCTCAGCCTACATCAAGTTCATCAACCTGTTCCCTGAGGTGAAGGGCACCATCCAGGAAGTGTTGCGCTCAGACAGCCAGCTCCGCAATGCAGACGTTGAGCTACAGCAGCGTGCTGTKGAGTACCTGCGCCTCAGCTGCATCGCCAGCACTGACATACTG GCCACAGTGTTGGAGGAGATGCCTCCCTTCCCTGAGAGGGAGTCCTCTATACTGGCCAAACTCAAGAGGAAGAAGGGACCAGGAAACCTGCATCTCGATTTGGATGAGAACCGCAAAGAACGCAGTGTCAATGGGGGTACTGCAGACCATAGCAGCACTACCTCAAATGCCAAG GTGGCCGCGTCCCCCACTCCCTCCACAGACCTGCTTGGCCTGGGCAGCACCATCGCCACTCAAAACTCTGCCCCTCCTGCCTCCAAGGTGGCAAGCCTGCTGGTGGATGTCTTCTCTGGAAACATAGCAGCCTTTCCTGTAGAGTCACCAGTGGCAGTGGGGCCTGTTGCAGATGAGAACTTCTCCAG GTTTGTTTGCAAGAACAATGGTGTCCTGTACGAGAACCAGCTCCTCCAGATCGGACTGAAGTCTGAATTCAGACAGAATCTAG GTCGGATGTATGTGTTCTTTGGTAACAAGACATCAACCCAGTTCATGAATTTCGCTGCCTCTGTGGTCTGCCAAGATACTCTGCAGGCTC AACTGAATGTCCATGCCAAGCCTGCAGACCCCACTGTGGACGGGGGTGCACAACTCCAGCAGATACTCAACATTGAGTGTGTGTCTGACTTTGTGGATGCACCAGTGCTCAACATTCAGTTTAG GTACGGGGGAACTCTCCAGAACATTGCTGTTAAACTGCCTATTACTTTAAACAAGTTCTTCCAGCCTACAGAGATGACATCGCAGGACTTCTTTCAGCGCTGGAAACAACTTGGAGC CCCTCAGCAAGAGGTACAAAATATCTTCAAAGCAAGGCATTCCATGGACACAGAGGTTACCAAAGCCAAG
- the LOC111974074 gene encoding AP-2 complex subunit alpha-2 isoform X1 encodes MPAVSKGDGMRGLAVFISDIRNCKSKEAEIKRINKELANIRSKFKGDKALDGYSKKKYVCKLLFIFLLGHDIDFGHMEAVNLLSSNKYTEKQIGYLFISVLVNSNSDLISLINNAIKNDLSSRNPTFMNLALHCIANVGSREMAEAFAAEVPRILVAGDTMDSVKQSAALCLLRLNRTSPDLVLMGEWTARVVHLLNDQHLGVVTAATSLITTLAQKSPEDFKTSVSLAVARLSRIVSSASTDLQDYTYYFVAAPWLSVKLLRLLQCYPPPEDGAIRGRLTECLETILNKAQEPPKSKKVQHSNAKNAVLFEAISLIIHHDSEPALLVRACNQLGQFLQHRETNLRYLALESMCTLASSEFSHEAVKTHIETVINALKSERDVSVRQRAVDLLYAMCDRSNAKQIVAEMLSYLETADYSIREEIVLKVAILAEKYAVDYTWYVDTILNLIRFAGDYVSDEVWYRVIQIVINRDEVQGYAAKTVFEALQAPACHENLVKVGGYILGEFGNLIAGDSRSSPLIQFDLLHSKFHLCSVSTRALLLSAYIKFINLFPEVKGTIQEVLRSDSQLRNADVELQQRAVEYLRLSCIASTDILATVLEEMPPFPERESSILAKLKRKKGPGNLHLDLDENRKERSVNGGTADHSSTTSNAKVAASPTPSTDLLGLGSTIATQNSAPPASKVASLLVDVFSGNIAAFPVESPVAVGPVADENFSSFLPNTPQVAYANATLPTAEEPEDKFVCKNNGVLYENQLLQIGLKSEFRQNLGRMYVFFGNKTSTQFMNFAASVVCQDTLQAQLNVHAKPADPTVDGGAQLQQILNIECVSDFVDAPVLNIQFRYGGTLQNIAVKLPITLNKFFQPTEMTSQDFFQRWKQLGAPQQEVQNIFKARHSMDTEVTKAKIMGFGAALLDGVDPNPFNFVGAGVIHTKTTQVGCLLRLEPNTQAQMYRLTLRTSRDTVSQRLCELLSEQF; translated from the exons ATGCCTGCAGTCTCTAAAGGAGATGGAATGCGTGGCCTTGCTGTGTTTATATCGGACATTAGGAACT GTAAAAGTAAAGAAGCAGAGATCAAGAGAATTAACAAAGAGTTGGCCAACATCCGCTCAAAATTTAAAG gagacaAGGCATTAGATGGCTACAGTAAGAAGAAATATGTGTGCAAGCTGCTTTTCATATTCCTTCTTGGCCATGACATTGACTTTGGCCACATGGAGGCAGTCAACCTGCTCAGTTCCAACAAGTACACAGAGAAACAAATT GGTTACCTGTTCATCTCAGTGCTGGTCAACTCAAACAGTGACCTCATCAGTCTTATCAACAATGCCATAAAGAATGACCTGTCCAGCAGGAATCCCACTTTCATGAACCTGGCCTTGCATTGCATTGCcaatgtgggcagcagggagATGGCTGAGGCTTTTGCAGCTGAGGTGCCCCGCATCCTGGTGGCTGG GGACACTATGGACAGTGTGAAGCAGAGTGCTGCCCTGTGCCTACTGCGTCTTAACAGGACCTCTCCAGACCTAGTACTCATGGGGGAGTGGACCGCCCGGGTGGTTCATCTGCTTAATGACCAGCACCTG GGTGTTGTGACCGCTGCCACCAGCCTGATTACCACACTGGCACAGAAGAGCCCAGAGGACTTCAAGACCTCTGTCTCCTTGGCTGTAGCCAGACTCAGCAGG ATCGTCTCCTCGGCCTCCACTGACCTGCAGGACTACACCTACTATTTTGTTGCAGCTCCCTGGCTTTCTGTCAAGCTCCTGCGTCTCCTACAGTGCTATCCTCCACCTG AGGATGGTGCGATCCGGGGCCGTCTGACGGAATGTCTGGAAACCATCCTGAACAAGGCCCAGGAGCCTCCCAAGTCGAAGAAGGTGCAGCACTCCAACGCTAAGAACGCTGTGCTGTTTGAGGCCATCAGTCTAATCATCCACCATGACAG CGAGCCCGCTCTGCTGGTACGGGCCTGTAACCAGCTGGGCCAGTTCCTCCAGCACCGGGAGACTAACCTGCGCTACCTGGCCCTGGAGAGCATGTGCACCCTAGCCAGCTCTGAGTTCTCCCATGAGGCTGTTAAGACACACATTGAGACGGTCATAAATGCCCTCAAA TCGGAGAGAGATGTCAGTGTGCGTCAGCGTGCTGTGGACCTGCTCTATGCCATGTGTGACCGCAGCAACGCCAAACAGATTGTAGCAGAGATGCTCAGCTACCTGGAGACGGCAGACTACTCCATCAGAGAGGAGATA GTGCTAAAGGTTGCCATCCTGGCAGAGAAGTATGCAGTTGACTACACCTGGTATGTTGACACCATCCTCAACCTGATCCGCTTCGCTGGGGACTATGTCAGTGACGAGGTCTGGTACCGCGTGATCCAGATCGTCATCAACAGAGATGAAGTGCAAGGTTATGCTGCCAAGACAGTGTTCGAG GCACTCCAGGCCCCAGCCTGCCATGAGAACCTGGTGAAGGTCGGAGGGTACATTCTTGGGGAGTTTGGGAACTTGATAGCAGGAGATTCAAGGTCAAG TCCACTCATCCAGTTTGACCTGCTCCACTCCAAGTTTCACCTGTGCTCRGTGTCCACCCGGGCTTTGCTGCTCTCAGCCTACATCAAGTTCATCAACCTGTTCCCTGAGGTGAAGGGCACCATCCAGGAAGTGTTGCGCTCAGACAGCCAGCTCCGCAATGCAGACGTTGAGCTACAGCAGCGTGCTGTKGAGTACCTGCGCCTCAGCTGCATCGCCAGCACTGACATACTG GCCACAGTGTTGGAGGAGATGCCTCCCTTCCCTGAGAGGGAGTCCTCTATACTGGCCAAACTCAAGAGGAAGAAGGGACCAGGAAACCTGCATCTCGATTTGGATGAGAACCGCAAAGAACGCAGTGTCAATGGGGGTACTGCAGACCATAGCAGCACTACCTCAAATGCCAAG GTGGCCGCGTCCCCCACTCCCTCCACAGACCTGCTTGGCCTGGGCAGCACCATCGCCACTCAAAACTCTGCCCCTCCTGCCTCCAAGGTGGCAAGCCTGCTGGTGGATGTCTTCTCTGGAAACATAGCAGCCTTTCCTGTAGAGTCACCAGTGGCAGTGGGGCCTGTTGCAGATGAGAACTTCTCCAG TTTCCTGCCGAATACTCCACAAGTAGCATATGCCAACGCCACTCTGCCCACTGCAGAGGAACCTGAAGACAA GTTTGTTTGCAAGAACAATGGTGTCCTGTACGAGAACCAGCTCCTCCAGATCGGACTGAAGTCTGAATTCAGACAGAATCTAG GTCGGATGTATGTGTTCTTTGGTAACAAGACATCAACCCAGTTCATGAATTTCGCTGCCTCTGTGGTCTGCCAAGATACTCTGCAGGCTC AACTGAATGTCCATGCCAAGCCTGCAGACCCCACTGTGGACGGGGGTGCACAACTCCAGCAGATACTCAACATTGAGTGTGTGTCTGACTTTGTGGATGCACCAGTGCTCAACATTCAGTTTAG GTACGGGGGAACTCTCCAGAACATTGCTGTTAAACTGCCTATTACTTTAAACAAGTTCTTCCAGCCTACAGAGATGACATCGCAGGACTTCTTTCAGCGCTGGAAACAACTTGGAGC CCCTCAGCAAGAGGTACAAAATATCTTCAAAGCAAGGCATTCCATGGACACAGAGGTTACCAAAGCCAAG